The following nucleotide sequence is from Erinaceus europaeus chromosome 8, mEriEur2.1, whole genome shotgun sequence.
tgaatgaatgaatgaatgaatgaatgaatgaatgaatgaatgaatgaatgaataaataaaatagtggtccgggagatggtgcagtggataaagcattggattctcgggcatgaggttctaaatttgatccccggcagcacaagtaccagagtgacgtctgtttctcttctcctatctttctcactagtaaataaataagtaaataaagtctttaaaaataaaaataaataagtaaaaattatttttaaaaaaaaggaattgtgaAAATATCTGTGTTAAAATACAGCTATTTGGGgcccaggagatagcatagtgtttatgccaAATCCAACTCCTTTTATCCCCTTTACTGACGATCTTCATAGGAGAGACTAGCAGTACATACACATGAGAGAGGTCATTATAAaaacctgcacaggggaagttcTGGTCATGCTAACAGGTTCTTGTGGTTTCTGTAAAATTTGGTCAGGATTGCTGTTTCACCGACAAGAACATGGGTTCTGTTTCTGATCTGATCACTGGGCCTGACACCTTGACCTCCCTGTAATCTTGGGTTGGTGTGATGTAAAATGATAAAGCCATCATATGGTGTGGAAAggattattccttttctttttttttttaaatatttatttatttattttattccctttctgttgcccttgttgttttattgttgtagttgttgttgatgtcgtcgctggtggataggacagagagaaatggagagaggaggggaagacagagggggagagaaagatagacacctgcagacctgcttcaccgcctgtgaagcaactcccttgcaggtggggagccgggggctcgaaccaggatccttatgccagtccttgcgctttgtgccacgtgcgcttaaccagctgtgctaccaccggactccctattCCTTTGCTTAAAGAAATGGACTATGTTTGTTGACAAGGGGTCAGAAATTGCTGTGTACATACTGCTTGGAGCCTCCAACCTGTGTTTTGATTGAATTGAAGATGACTTTATTCTATCATTCAGGATAGAAACAGTGATGTTTCACAAACTCAGACCTTCTGAAAACACGGACAGAGTATTTTTCTTGTTAGAACCCCATTCGACTAGAATTCTTAGTATCCAGTTCCCTTCTGAACATTTTgttgcccactccccacctcccatCTGCCCCTCATTTGGGCTCGCTGAAATCTGAGTGCCACTTTTCTGGGAAAGCCTGATATTCTGACTTCAGTTTTGTGATTTAATGATGGAGAGTTTCCTTAGTAAACCAAATTTAGAGTCCTAGAATGCTTATCTTATATCCAGACCTTGAACATAAAAGGCATTTTATACCCGCAATTGTTCACTTAATGAGCAATTGCAGAGTGCAGGCCGGTTAAGGGATTGAGCTATATGCACTATTATTGCAAGAAGTATTCCGAAATACCAGAAATAGGACGTAAGCTCTGATCAGGGAGACTGCGAACACaattaccttcttttcaaatccttctGTGACACTGCGGGAGGAAAAAGGACTTTGAAACTTGAAAGGAAAGAGCTTGCTTTCAACCTCAAAAGCTAGGAGGAAAGGGCTCTGAAATTTGCTCAGAATTCCCAATTCACCATTAGCCTGTTTCTTCCTTTAGCCTCAAGGCATTCTCCGCTTTTTGAAAAGATGTTAAGAAATTCAGTCACAATAGAGAGCCTAGTTTTGAACATGTTTCACTCGGTCCATTGAGGTCTGGGCTCCAGCTTTTGTGTGGGGTGAATTGAGCTGAGCGGCTAGCTGGTTGGAGAGAGGTGAATGAGAAGTCGCTGTGCAGTCGCAAATTCTGGCAAAGAAAGACGCTCCCCCCCTTCCTTTATTTTACAATATGCATTCCTGTACAACCCTCCTCGTAGCAATATGTGCAGTTGAGCCTGTTCTTAAGTCAATACGGAGTACTTGGTTTATAGCAACTCTTGTTAAGTTTGTCTTGTAATTGAAGCTGCTGTTGACCTTGCTTGGGGACCATTTGTAAAACCGTTTATTTAGCATAAACTGAAATAATAAACCCTTCTTCTCTCAGGCTGATTGTGATAGGGTGACATTAGTTTGATTTAATGATTAGCCGCCTGACCCTTCTGCTGGAGAGAGCAGCTTGAATAGGGAGAGTTCACTCGGAAGCACTCTGAAAGAATACTAATGAGCTTGTTAAATTTAGCATGGCTCCAACCACTTTTAATTCCTCTAATGGGAGCAgcactggagaggagaggagagagggaaaaaggaagagagggagagggagagagagagcgagagagagcaggGAGACATGGGAGTATGCTCCTTAGAGGGTCTGCACAGCTAGAGAGAGCTCACCAAAAGAAGTTTGCAGAAAGTAGCTAGCCAGAGCCTGAGGACTGAGTTGTGAGTATTGCCTGTTATCTTACACTCTATGTCTTCTGAGTCTtgggggaagagaggagtgagTCATGATGTCAAACTGAGATGTAAGAGATGTTAATTTTAAAAGTGGCCAAGCACCTCATCAGCTcaggttttagttttttttttttttttttttttagggtgacAAGAGGTATTCCTGGCGACTGGTACAGGTTTATGTTTTTActattaaagctttatttatttttattatttaatgagcgagaaccagagcattgctccatCACATATAATGCTGAgagttgaactcgggaccttatccttgaaagtccaacacttcaatctactgtgccacctcctggactgtctGAAATTCTTATCTCAAGTACTACATGAAAAGTATTTGTTTCCTCGGTTGCAGTGGGAAACCGTACAGCAGGTTGTAAGCAATggcataggtgtgtgtgtgtgtgtgtgtgtgtgtgtgtgtgtgtgtgtgtgtgttcattctaGCTCTTTAACCGTCATCACTACTTTCTTTAAGCCTTCATTGTAAGAGGCACGAGCCATATCTGTAATGAAGCAGCTTTTGAGTTTTCAGAGTTTGTGATGCTGTGATTGTATAAGTTTAGAAAATAGGGGGGCAATACTTAAGATTTGATCCTTGATTTGGAGGCAAAACTTTGTTAACTTCTAGTGTTCCTGTGGAGCATAGATGTCCAGAAGGAAGGTGGAACAAAGTCAGATCATGATGATAGCATTTAAAGTAACTTATTCCTGAAAATTCTCAGTGGATTGCATGTTTCCATTTGACCCCCGAGTCTGCAGCTGTTAAACAGAGAGAAGTACGAACAGTTAGCCTTGTGTTTGGCTGTTAAAGTCCATTGGCAGATGCTTAGGGAGCCGTGGGCTGTTTGCTTACATTTTTTTCAGCAGACTTCTGCTTGTTGCCATGGTGGACAGTATGTTTCTGTCAATAATTTGGCCTGGCATAGCCTGTCTGCACTGACTCTCAAACTTTATTGAACAACTCGGCTCAACTGAATGAGATTAGACAGCTTTCGTCTTTTGGCTTGCTGCAGCGGTTGCTAAATTTATAAGAGTAGGCAGAAATattgcttgtaaagtttcccttTCACTGGAGAGTGTGCTTTCTACCCCGCTAGCTGTTTGTGTGCTGAAGTGTGTGTACTGTCAAGTTTGCCTCTGAGTACCCGTCCAAAGCAACTCAGTACACCAAGTAAACTTGATGAAATACTGTCTTttttgggggtgtgtgggggtgttgAAGGAGGGGGATTAGATAGAGTTGTAGGAACACTATTATAAAAGTAAGTCAACAGTGAAGGTTTCCACATTAGGAAAAATTTGTGCCTGCCTTTAGCTTTTGTAAGGGGAACTCGCTAATATTTTCAATGTTAAGTGCTGGAACTTTGCTACGATTTTAATATCCACACATCTTGAGTTAACGCTCATTAGGTAACTTAATAAAGAATTCAAAGATGAAAGATCGTTAGTACTTGTAAGCTCAGTATCACTGAGCTAAAAAAGACAACCCCGTTTCCGCTTTCTCCTGACTATTTCCTTCTCCAAGAAGGTCAGAAGAGGTGGGAGGGCCCTGGTCAGACCAGGCCGattatttaattattcatgaAGGTGAATTCACACCCTCATCAAAAAGGCATGGTCTAAGAACCCATCGTAAGGGTAAGTatataagagaagaaaaaaaatttcctctaGGAAAATTAAGTCGAAGGAATCCTGCTTGAATCCTGAATTCAGGAATCCTGAAGCAGATTAGTAGAGCTTGGTTATTTATATTTTGCAGAGAATCCTAAATTATGTGCCACTGTCTCTATGTTAAGGACCATCTGAATTCCCAAGTCAAGCTCTACTCTCCAGAATTTGTACCCCAGCTCTACAAGTTCACTGCAGGTTGAAGTTGGAAATAAAGGCTTTATACAGAGCACACATTAGTGGAAAATATGACTTTGGCCATTTATAGGTTAtaggaatttttttaatatataaaaccaaCCATGAATTTTAATGTTTTCAACACCCCTTTGCTTTTATGTAACCGCATAGACCTTATTCAGTAGCCTTTAACCTTACTGCTAATGGAGTACAAGTTGGACTAGTGCCTAAAAGTATTagtcagaagggaaaataatgtaggtagggttgtttttttttttaagtttgttttaaaTTACTGAAGCAAGGGTtgaattgcttttttttaaaaaaaaaaaagcaatgtgtgAAAAGTGGTAttacaccattttttttattagtcacTTGATAGATTAAACTGGCAATTTATTCCATAATTATAAAGTTGGGGAGGACGTCTGCacaaaacagtaataaaataatGTTTCATAGTTTCCCTGTCGTAGTAGTCAGCAAATTCACTGCAAAGACCCAAACATACCTTATTGTCTATTCTGCTTTTCAAGTCATTTGCTAGGCTGGTGAAAAATACATTCCTTATTCCTCCAGGTACCAGAATTAGGCAGAAAAGCTAAAGTTGCTACTGGCTTTCAGTAGTTCAAGTCATTAATCAGCATGTAACACATACTGGCTTGCTTTAGAGATTTAtttagtgttgtgtgtgtgtgtgtgtgtgttttgtttgtttgtttgtttggattttttttgcctccagggttattgctggggctcagtgcctgcattacaaatccactattcctggaggctatttttcccttttgttgcccttgttgtttatcattgttgttatcattattgttgttatttctgttgcccttgttggataggacagagagaaatggagagaggaggggagagagagagggggcaagaaagacagacacctgcagacctgcttcaccgcctatggccTATGAGGTGactccctgcaggaggagagccctgcaaggggggaggagtggcttgaaccgggatctttgtgcaggtccttgcgctttgcgccatgtgcgcttaaccagatgtgccaccacgcaCCCCCTATTTAGTCGTTTTTATGTGAGACAAACTGACAGACCCCAGAGAGGCACTGGGGTCTCACAACTGCAATTTCTGTGCTTTACCTTTTGAGATATCTCTCTGGCCAACAGTTGTCATTTTAGTTTGTATTTTCACTCTTGACAGTGTTTGTAGATACACAGCTATAAAACTACTCAAGtattaccccacccccaccccctacccctgtTTTTAAGGGCTCTCAGTCAGACATAACTGCTTGGtggactattttctttctttttttaatacatctctcttttctttcttaaaaaattttttttaattatctttatttgcttactggacagagacagtcagaaattgagagagaagggggtgctagagaaggagagaggcagagagacacctgcaccctgcttcaccactcgtgaagctttccccctgcaggtggggacctggggcttgaacctgggtccttgcacattgtgacatgtgagctcaaccaggtacaccacttccTGCCCCCCTGATGGACTATTTTCTAACCATATTTGCATTCTGGGATAAGATGTATTCAAAGTTATGTCCATCTAAAATGTGCTGCAATATTATTATGTATATccaaataaaatttttcttttccttaagatcagGATGGAAAGAGTTTTCAAATGAAATGTCTGAGCAGTACTCAAAGAGCATTGGATCTATCGGCACGTATCTGCCAGCTTACAGACTGTTGATTAAATACAGAACTTATTTGAGAGTTAAAGAGTTTCGAGGATGTATGTGTATTATTCCAACAGCCAAATTGGTCCACTTGTTGTGGTCCAATTTGGTTTAATTGTATGCATTGGTTCTTTGATCTCCTGTCACAGAAAGGTCATTGAATCACATTTGCAGAGTACCTTATAGTGGGTAGATGGAATGTTCTTACAGATCAAAGGGAGCAGAAGTATTTGGGAGCTGAATCTAATATTCGTGGAACTTTATCAAGCTGTTTCCTACATAAGAACTGTCTGGATGTAACCAGGGCATAGCTATCTGTCCGCATTTCTGTTGCCTGCTCCTTTGACAGAACCACCTTGCACTGGGCTTCCAGTCTTACTCTGCTTTTCTCTTGGTTGTCAGCTCTGCTGCATGGACCCAACCAGGAAGTGTTTTCAAGAGAGTTATTGTAGGTGTCTATGATTGGCATTTTTATCTTTTGTAGCCAAAACCTCTCAGTGTGTTACAAATCTGTGTTAAAAACCAAACCCACACAAACTTGGGGATCAGCTTTCGAACAGGTCATCtgctgagggagggaggaacacaGACTCTTCCCTTCTGTGTCACCCAAGGATTAGTGGTCGTCCAAGCTTCTTGTCACGTTGAGGCCAGGCTTCCTTAGCTCTCCACCACATCAGTTTGGCAGAACTTCTAGCTCCATGTGTGACCTGTGGCATTGTTGGCAAGTCCCTGAAGAAAGATTTCTGTGGCAGATTTGACTGTAAGCGGCAGCTGATAATCTACTGATCTCTGACCAGTTTAATATTTAATATGCTCATTTTCTGCTCCTTTTACTCCTTCAGTTTATATTTGGGATGAATGTATTTGTCTCCTAGGCAATTTTGCTTGGagactgcttatttatttatttattattattattatttttttttgtgagagcactgttcagctttatggtggtactgaggcttgaacctgggactttggagcctcaggcatgaaagtctgttctgtttgcataaccattatgctatctccactgcCCCATTGTGATGTAGTTTTTGGGGTTGCCAAGAATGAGAAAGAGGTTCCATTTGCAGTGGAGAGAcgtggtgggggttgggtggcaAAGCGGGAACCATAAAAATcaatatgcaaaagatttttatgcctgagactttgaggtcccaggttcagttcccaacacagccataagccagaactgaacagtgctaaggtctcttacctctctctgtatttttctctctgtacctctctcattaaaagagaCTACAGGACTTAACTGACACCTGTCTGTAGTTGCGCTCTAGAATAACTGACCAGAGttatccttttccttctttctttagagGATGAAAGTCCTGGACAGACGtaccacagagagagaagaaacgcAGTCACCATGCAACCCCAAGGTGCGCAGGGACTCAGCAAGATCAGTGAGGAGCCTTCAACATCTAGCGACGAGAGGGCCTCGCTGATCAAGAAGGAGATCCATGGGTCCCTGCCCCACCTGGCTGAGCCTTCTGTGCCCTACCGTGGGGCTGTGTTTGCCATGGACCCCAGGAATGGCTATATGGAGCCTCACTACCGTAAGTGGTTCCCAATCTTTGGGACATATTGCAGTAGCAGAGggaaggctctctctctctctctctccccttctctttctctctctctgtgtgtgcacaCGCACATACAAGTTTGTATATCTTACGAATTGTTTGGCTTGTATCAGTTCACAGAGGCAGGTGTCCAGTTTCCTTTCCACTTTAACAGGTCCTGACCATTTTACATCCtgaccatatttctttttttattatatatatatatgtttaaccagagcgctgcttagctctggcttatggtggtgctggggattgaacctgggacttgacggagcctcaggcatgacagtctgtttgcataaccattaattcTATGTACCCCTTGCCTGACCATGTTTCTTTTGAGGGAGAGTCCTTTCTTTATATCTTGAAGCTCCTTTAGGCCTTAGTAATAGGGCCACCTTCAGGAAGGTATCTACTTGTGTCTAATTCACATGCCCCTTTCCTGAGAACTAGAACCAGATCTGCTTTACTCATAGATGCTGCTAGAGGGAAAATCGTCAAAGAGAGGGAGTTGTTAATGTGGACTGTGTTAGCAGAAGTCTGTAACAGCAGCtagtcccattaaaaaaaaaatctttttttttttttttgcttaattatTAGGGAAGAACAAAGCTCTGAATAAATCAGTGCGAAAGTTTCTTTGCCATAGAAGATTTTTCTACATACAGGGCTTTCTTCTTGAATCAGCACAGTAGAAACATTGGAAGCTAATGCCAGCACTAATAAAGTTTCCCGAATTAACTAGGACTTCAAACAGAGAAATGATGACTTTCTCTAAAGGCAGAATGTAAAGACCTTATAGAAGGGTTGGATTTACTTCTGGCCTGTTTCTAGTTAAACGTGTAATTTGGCTGTGGAGTAATGAAGTGCATATTGAGGTGCTAAGGCTTGCAACTCTTGATTACAGATTTTTCACCTTGCCAGGCTTCAGACTTGCCACTTTACCTTCCCAGTCCCCATTCCAGATGATCCATTGAGCCCTAGAAAGgtcgtggggggtggggggagctgctttgtgcttccctcccttctccacaTCATTCAGAAATTTTAGTGTTTTAAGGCAAAAGGTCATTAGCCAGATGACTGATTAGTGAGGACAGATGATTAgtgcgtgattttttttttctttctcctttcctcaagAAGGTGCCCAGGATAAAAGCTAATTTTGTCCCTTCATTAGTTGGCTTGCAGCAAAGGCACTGTTCCCTCATCAGGGTACAGATCAAAGAGCTTTGAACAACCTTAAATTTCAGCAacgccccctcccccactccagatTATATTGTTGGTAAAGATGGAAGATGCATTATTTTTTGagtgaggaaaacaaacaaaaaaaaatttttaatggtcAGAAGCATGGAAGGAAAGGTTTTCtgattttctcccccccccccccaagcttctCATAAAGGTGGCGGCTTCCTCATTTAAAAGGCGTTTATCCGTCTTGCTGTACCAGCTGTTTGAGACACAGGAACAACGAGGTGTAATGTGCGCACTTCTTTCCCGCCTGCAGTGAGAATTTACTTTGTCTCTGTGCTGCctaactttcctttttctttttagcaaTACCGGTTTAAAACATTCTTAAATTTTTCTATATTGTACTTTCATTGAAGGGTCTCAATTTGATTTCATCTGTGCAGAAAACATGAGCGACAGCTCACATGCTTCTGACCTATGCTGGTACTCTCCAGGCACGATTCCTTTTTTGAACAGATCAAGTCTAGATTATTTGCCGCAAGTTCATTGCATTGCTTTTGTCCTCATGTCCAAACGCAGCTTTTCccatttcatatttttgttttgttttctattccAGATGCCTACTAATTAGTGAGGTATTTAATTGGTCAGGACAGCTGACAAGTTATTTCTTTTTCGGCCTCTGGAAGCAGGCAAAGGACCATTAATTTTCTGTCTGTGTGCCATTCAATGTGCAGTTTATTCTTGGTCTGTTTGCTCTAACGGATTGAATGCTGTCGTGAGGGTTGGGGGTCTCTGGACACCTGGAACCTTTATCACTTCCCAATAGTCTGCACGAGCAACCCACCTCCTAGCACTACAATGGAGTTTTAACTTGCACTGTGAGCTCAAGATGACTTCTCTGTAGGGCTTGGGGTTCCttgactgggttttttttttttttttcatttttattatctcttatttatttgatagagacagccagaaatccagaggaagggGGCATATAAAGacggaaggagacagagagacacctgccgccctgcttcaccatttgtgaagctttccccctgtaggtggggacaggaggcttgaacctgggtccttgtgcactgtaacgtgtgcgctcaaccagatgtgccaccacctggcccttgactgttttcttttctttcagatttCTTTGTATTGTTAAGATTGCATGATTTAAAAACTATGTTAAtcgggtagtgcagtgggttaagtgcacatggcgtgcagcacaagggcaggcataaggatctgggttctagcccctagctccccacctgcaggggggtcgcttcacagctggtgaacaggtctgcaggtatctatctttctccccctcctctctgtcttcccctcctcaatttctctctgtcccatccaacaataacaacagctataacaacaataacaagggcaacaaaatgggaaaaatggcctctaggaacagtggattcgtagtgcaggcaccgagccccagcgataaccctgcaggcataTATATTAA
It contains:
- the LOC132539862 gene encoding transcriptional activator GLI3-like, with protein sequence MEAQSHSSTTTEKKKVENSIVKCSTRTDVSEKAVASSTTSNEDESPGQTYHRERRNAVTMQPQGAQGLSKISEEPSTSSDERASLIKKEIHGSLPHLAEPSVPYRGAVFAMDPRNGYMEPHYQRTTL